The Macellibacteroides fermentans genome contains the following window.
CGGTCGACACATGAATTACCTTCGCTCCCACCCGGGCGGCTGCTTCACCAAGATTTGCCACAGCATCGCGGTTGATCCGGTCGCACAAGGCACTGTTATCTTCTGCGGCATCCACTGCGGTATATGCTGCACAATTTAATACATAATCTATCTTGTTGGATACCATGTAAGCCTTTACAGATTCTTTATCACAGATATCCAAGGTATCTACATCGGTAAAGAAAAAGATAAATTGCGGATGGAGCTGAGCCAGTAGTCTCACTTCGTTGCCCAACTGACCGTTGGCTCCTGTAACCAATATGTTTTTCATACGATTCGTTTTTAACAAGGATGTTTCTTATTCCTCTATTTCTAATTTCCCCTCCTTCTCCATACGATACTTCTCGGATAAGATACCCAGAAAACTGCTGATCTGCTTAATGGCCTCCATCGTCTGGTCGCTTACCGGCTTTTGCTGCATTTTCAGCAGGATGTAACCGTAAATAGCCGAAAAGCAGGTCTCCAGTTCGGGTATATTAGTCTGTCCCGATTTACTCCTCAGCTCCACAATATAAGGCAATGTCTTGTAATAGGCTGCACCGTATATCATCTCTTTGGGCGATCTCAATAACCGCAGATGAAGATCTGTAAGCGTTATGATCACATTCTTATTTAATTGGATATGTCCCTCTTCCTTTACCCCTTCGGTAAGCATCATCTGGATCAGCTCTTCATACCAGCGGGCAATCTCCTCTTTCACCTCTGCCGGCTGATCATACCGTTCCACCACCTGTTTACGGATGGCTTCCAGATCAAAATGGTTGGCACGGATCAGGTCTTCAACCTGCCACATATACAGCAGATACTCTGCTATATTTTCTTTCCGTTTCTGATTCGCTACAATCATAGGCTATAATGATAAACTATATTCTGAAATTGCTTGATAAAAATCGGAATCTTTCACCCCGAGGTGACGACAAACAAGCCGTGCCGCACTCATATTTTCTAAAAAGAAACGATCCGGGATACGTACCGGGTAATTCCCATACCGGGTAATAAGTTGCATTGTTCCCTCTGTTTCTTCCGCCACATGGCGTTCGTAAGCAATGGCTGTGATATCTTCGCGTACATGCTGAGCAAGCTCCGAAACAACCTGATCTTCTCCAAAAAAGATTAGTTTACCTTCCCGTTCGATGGATAATGTGAACCTTTTATAGGTATCCAGGTAGGCTTCGGGTGTAGCATGATCGGGCGTTGCTTTCCACTGAATATTTGAAAGGACTGCAATATGAGGTCTGTAAAACTCCAGCTGAAAACGTTTCTCGAGTGCGGATGTAGCATGTTCGTCCCCTTCGATCAGGGCAATACGAGCCTGATAACTCAGCCCGATTCTGCTGGGTAGCAACGATATTTCACTACTTAATGCATAATCAAACGCAAGTTTCTGCCTTTTCAGAGCATAGATAATCATCGAGATGATCGATTTCTTACCTCGGCTTCCGGCTACTACAACCCGGGTCTTCTCTCTCGTTCGCTGATAAATAAATTCAGGGATAGATTGGATGAGAAGGCCAAGTTCCTTTGCCTTTTGTAATTCGGGGTTGTCTTGCTTTACGCCTGCCCCCAAAACGACAAAATGGATATCTTTTGTAAGAGTTGAAGGAAACCATCCGTCACCGGCACAAACAATGCCGGCACTACGCAACCGAAGCCGATCGGCTTCGGACACGTCTTTCCCTGAAGCAGTAACCTCGTATCCCTTCTCTCTGATAGCAAGAGCCAAATCAAGAACAATAGGTTCTGTAACAGAGATTAAATGAACTTTTCGCATTTCTCAGATTTTGCTGCAAAAGTACGATTAAATAGCGAAGAAGGCAACCCATGGAGTCGCTTTTTAATAAAAAGCTTCGCTATCCTTTTAAACTTCCCTATATTTACAGGTCAAAGCCGCTTCGATTAAAGAGGGGGCATATAAGGATCATCTCAAATCATCTGAAGTTGTATGAAAATTGAGCTAATTGAAAGCGGATACTTCCTGGCAGACGGAGGAGCTATGTTCGGAGCCATCCCCAAAGCG
Protein-coding sequences here:
- a CDS encoding DUF4924 family protein, with translation MIVANQKRKENIAEYLLYMWQVEDLIRANHFDLEAIRKQVVERYDQPAEVKEEIARWYEELIQMMLTEGVKEEGHIQLNKNVIITLTDLHLRLLRSPKEMIYGAAYYKTLPYIVELRSKSGQTNIPELETCFSAIYGYILLKMQQKPVSDQTMEAIKQISSFLGILSEKYRMEKEGKLEIEE
- a CDS encoding Mur ligase family protein, with amino-acid sequence MRKVHLISVTEPIVLDLALAIREKGYEVTASGKDVSEADRLRLRSAGIVCAGDGWFPSTLTKDIHFVVLGAGVKQDNPELQKAKELGLLIQSIPEFIYQRTREKTRVVVAGSRGKKSIISMIIYALKRQKLAFDYALSSEISLLPSRIGLSYQARIALIEGDEHATSALEKRFQLEFYRPHIAVLSNIQWKATPDHATPEAYLDTYKRFTLSIEREGKLIFFGEDQVVSELAQHVREDITAIAYERHVAEETEGTMQLITRYGNYPVRIPDRFFLENMSAARLVCRHLGVKDSDFYQAISEYSLSL